A region from the Flavobacteriales bacterium genome encodes:
- a CDS encoding GxxExxY protein — MHDDDEISGMVVDEAFKLHKDIGPGLLESVYTTLLAHRLRKRGLAVETEKVVALVYDGIRFDQGFRLDLLVEGRVVVELKSVEQVPPVAYKQTLTYLRILDLRVGLLINFGAELFKHGVRRIVN; from the coding sequence ATGCACGACGACGATGAAATAAGCGGCATGGTCGTGGACGAAGCCTTCAAGCTCCACAAGGACATCGGCCCTGGATTGCTCGAGTCGGTTTACACCACCCTTCTTGCGCATCGTTTACGGAAACGCGGGTTGGCCGTGGAAACCGAGAAAGTGGTGGCACTGGTTTACGACGGCATCCGGTTCGACCAGGGGTTCCGTCTGGACCTGCTTGTGGAAGGGCGGGTGGTAGTAGAGCTAAAGTCCGTTGAGCAAGTGCCGCCTGTCGCCTACAAACAGACATTGACCTATCTGCGCATACTGGATCTGAGAGTAGGGCTGCTGATCAACTTCGGTGCCGAGCTCTTCAAGCACGGTGTTCGGCGGATCGTGAATTGA
- a CDS encoding nucleoside deaminase, whose translation MIAPPGDEHFMRHALREAEQAFAADEVPIGAVIVSKDRIIARGHNLVERLNDATAHAEMQSITAAAEFIGGKYLHDCTLYVTVEPCVMCAGALNWCHIGRIVFGAFDEKGGYRRIGSTLLHPKTQVTGGVLEAECADLMKAFFKKKRAL comes from the coding sequence ATGATCGCACCGCCGGGCGACGAGCACTTCATGCGGCACGCGCTGCGCGAGGCTGAACAGGCATTTGCCGCGGACGAGGTGCCCATCGGTGCCGTGATCGTGAGCAAGGACCGCATCATCGCACGTGGCCACAACCTGGTGGAGCGCCTGAACGATGCCACAGCGCACGCCGAGATGCAGAGCATCACCGCAGCGGCCGAGTTCATCGGCGGCAAGTACCTGCACGACTGCACCCTTTATGTGACCGTGGAGCCTTGCGTGATGTGCGCGGGTGCGCTCAACTGGTGCCACATCGGCCGCATCGTTTTCGGCGCGTTCGACGAGAAAGGCGGTTACCGCCGCATCGGTAGCACATTGCTGCACCCCAAAACGCAGGTGACCGGTGGCGTGCTCGAAGCCGAATGCGCCGACCTGATGAAGGCGTTCTTCAAAAAGAAGCGCGCGCTCTAA
- a CDS encoding BrxA/BrxB family bacilliredoxin, producing the protein MYPAELTAPMAADLASVGFEELKTPDQVDKALAAPGTVLCVVNSVCGCAAGAARPGVKASLKAAKHPGKLVTVFAGVDTDAVNRARQHFLPYPPSSPAIALFKDGKLVHFVERHHIEGRTAQMIADHLAMAYEEYC; encoded by the coding sequence ATGTACCCCGCAGAACTCACCGCCCCGATGGCCGCCGACCTGGCCAGCGTGGGTTTCGAAGAATTGAAGACCCCCGACCAAGTGGACAAGGCCCTGGCCGCACCCGGCACCGTGCTGTGCGTGGTGAACAGCGTGTGCGGTTGTGCCGCTGGCGCAGCCCGTCCCGGCGTGAAGGCATCGCTCAAGGCCGCAAAGCACCCTGGCAAGCTCGTTACCGTGTTCGCCGGCGTTGACACCGACGCCGTGAACCGCGCCCGCCAGCATTTCCTGCCCTACCCGCCCAGCAGCCCCGCCATTGCGCTCTTCAAGGACGGTAAACTGGTGCACTTCGTGGAGCGCCACCATATCGAAGGCCGAACCGCCCAGATGATCGCCGACCACTTGGCCATGGCCTACGAAGAGTACTGCTGA
- the deoC gene encoding deoxyribose-phosphate aldolase, which produces MAAPILNGPVPRTAPTVDQVGVEERVARIKARSLKKETKVQGMKLALSMIDLTTLEGADTPSKVQQMCYKAMHPHDSLSGLPTVAAVCVYPSLVKVAKKALGESGVKVASVSTAFPSGQAPRNVKIADTKFAVNEGADEIDMVISRGKFHNGDHNFVFDEIAAIKEACGAARLKVILETGELGTYDKVRLASDIAIAAGADFIKTSTGKINPAATMEVTLVMLHAIRDHYLKTGRMIAMKPAGGIRKSKEALHYLMMVKEELGTEWLDPFWFRFGASSLANDILMQLQKEVDGHYQSADYFSVD; this is translated from the coding sequence ATGGCCGCGCCTATCTTGAACGGTCCCGTTCCACGAACGGCACCCACTGTGGACCAAGTGGGGGTCGAGGAGCGCGTGGCACGCATCAAGGCGCGCAGCCTCAAGAAGGAGACGAAGGTGCAGGGCATGAAGCTCGCACTGAGCATGATCGACCTCACCACGCTGGAAGGGGCCGACACGCCGAGCAAGGTGCAGCAGATGTGCTACAAAGCCATGCACCCGCACGACAGCCTTTCCGGGTTACCGACGGTTGCTGCGGTGTGCGTGTATCCTTCGCTGGTGAAGGTGGCCAAGAAGGCCTTGGGCGAAAGCGGTGTGAAGGTGGCAAGTGTCTCAACCGCATTCCCCAGCGGCCAAGCGCCGCGCAACGTGAAGATCGCCGACACCAAGTTCGCCGTGAACGAAGGCGCCGATGAGATCGACATGGTGATCAGCCGCGGGAAGTTCCACAACGGCGACCACAATTTCGTGTTCGACGAGATCGCGGCCATCAAGGAAGCATGTGGCGCGGCGCGACTGAAAGTGATCCTCGAAACCGGCGAGCTTGGCACGTACGACAAAGTCCGTCTGGCCAGCGATATCGCTATTGCTGCGGGTGCGGACTTCATCAAGACGAGCACCGGCAAGATCAACCCGGCCGCCACCATGGAAGTGACCCTGGTGATGCTGCACGCCATCCGCGACCACTACCTGAAGACCGGTCGCATGATCGCCATGAAGCCGGCCGGTGGCATACGCAAGAGCAAGGAAGCGCTGCACTACCTCATGATGGTAAAAGAGGAACTCGGAACCGAATGGCTCGATCCGTTCTGGTTCCGTTTCGGTGCGAGCAGCCTGGCCAACGACATCCTGATGCAATTGCAGAAGGAAGTGGACGGCCACTACCAGAGCGCGGACTACTTCAGCGTTGACTGA
- the aspS gene encoding aspartate--tRNA ligase, translating into MFRTHTCGELRLTDAGKTVTLAGWVQRTRDLGGMTFVDLRDRYGITQLTFNAESNATLRETARSLGREFVVQVIGAVRERESKNANMPTGEVEIIATELKVLNSAKTPPFTIEDETDGGDELRMKYRYLDLRRNSVRKGIELRHRMAIEARNYLSQQQFLEVETPVLIKSTPEGARDFVVPSRMNQGEFYALPQSPQTFKQLLMVAGFDRYFQLVKCFRDEDLRQDRQPEFTQIDMEMAFVEQENVLGLVEGMAKHLFKAVLGKEFSEPFPRMTYAEAMRLYGCDKPDLRFGMRFNYLTPNPLSQGEGANLAQGSGFKVFDDAELVVGVNAEGCANWSRKQTDALIDFVKRPQIGATGIIFLKWTEEGLKSTVDKFFSPEQLQAWAARFNMKQGDLLCIMAGPAEKTRKQLNELRLHLGDQLGLRDPWSFKPLWVVDFPLLEHDEESGRWHAKHHPFTAPKPEHAHLLESDPGAVNANAYDLVINGTEIGGGSIRIHERELQERMFRVLGFSDEDARYKFGFLMDAFEYGAPPHGGCAFGFDRWVSLFGGRTDIREFIAFPKNNSGRDVMIDAPSRIDDVQMKELGIEVKG; encoded by the coding sequence ATGTTCCGCACCCACACTTGTGGCGAACTCCGCCTCACCGACGCTGGAAAGACCGTGACCCTTGCAGGCTGGGTGCAGCGCACCCGCGACCTGGGCGGCATGACCTTCGTTGACCTGCGCGATCGCTACGGTATCACGCAGCTCACCTTCAATGCCGAGAGCAATGCCACGCTGCGCGAAACGGCCCGCTCGCTGGGCCGCGAATTCGTGGTACAGGTCATAGGCGCCGTGCGGGAGCGCGAGAGCAAGAACGCCAACATGCCCACCGGCGAAGTGGAGATCATCGCCACGGAACTGAAAGTGCTGAACAGCGCCAAGACGCCGCCCTTCACCATTGAGGACGAGACCGACGGCGGCGACGAGCTTCGGATGAAGTACCGCTACCTGGACCTGCGGCGCAATAGCGTTCGTAAGGGGATCGAGCTGCGCCACCGCATGGCCATCGAAGCGCGTAATTACCTCAGCCAGCAGCAGTTCCTGGAGGTGGAAACGCCGGTGCTCATCAAAAGCACTCCTGAAGGTGCGCGCGACTTCGTGGTGCCCAGCCGCATGAACCAAGGTGAGTTCTACGCGCTGCCGCAAAGCCCGCAGACCTTCAAGCAACTGCTGATGGTGGCCGGCTTCGACCGGTATTTCCAGTTGGTGAAGTGTTTCCGGGACGAGGACCTGCGCCAGGACCGCCAGCCGGAGTTCACGCAGATCGACATGGAGATGGCCTTCGTGGAGCAGGAGAACGTGCTCGGACTTGTCGAAGGCATGGCCAAGCATTTGTTCAAAGCAGTGCTCGGCAAGGAGTTCAGCGAGCCGTTCCCGCGCATGACCTATGCGGAGGCGATGCGCTTGTACGGTTGCGACAAACCGGACCTGCGCTTCGGGATGAGGTTCAACTACCTCACCCCCAACCCCCTCTCCCAAGGAGAGGGGGCCAACCTGGCCCAAGGATCCGGCTTTAAGGTTTTCGACGATGCTGAACTCGTGGTCGGTGTGAACGCCGAGGGATGCGCGAATTGGAGCCGCAAGCAGACCGATGCACTGATCGACTTCGTGAAGCGCCCGCAGATAGGCGCCACGGGCATCATCTTCCTGAAGTGGACGGAAGAAGGCCTGAAGAGCACGGTGGACAAATTCTTCTCACCTGAGCAGCTGCAAGCATGGGCTGCCCGCTTCAACATGAAGCAAGGTGATCTGTTGTGCATCATGGCAGGGCCTGCCGAGAAGACCCGCAAGCAACTGAACGAGCTGCGCTTGCATCTGGGCGATCAGCTCGGCTTGCGCGACCCATGGTCGTTCAAACCACTTTGGGTCGTTGACTTTCCGCTGCTGGAACACGATGAAGAGAGCGGACGCTGGCACGCCAAGCACCACCCGTTCACGGCACCCAAACCGGAGCACGCCCACCTGCTCGAAAGTGACCCCGGCGCTGTGAACGCCAACGCCTACGACCTGGTGATCAACGGCACCGAGATCGGCGGCGGGAGCATCCGTATCCACGAACGCGAACTGCAGGAGCGCATGTTCCGTGTCCTCGGCTTCAGCGACGAGGATGCCCGCTACAAATTCGGTTTCCTCATGGATGCCTTTGAGTACGGCGCTCCTCCGCACGGTGGTTGTGCGTTCGGCTTCGACCGCTGGGTATCGCTCTTCGGCGGCCGCACGGACATCCGTGAGTTCATCGCGTTCCCGAAGAACAACTCCGGCCGCGATGTGATGATCGATGCGCCGAGCCGGATCGATGACGTGCAGATGAAGGAGCTTGGGATCGAGGTGAAGGGTTGA
- a CDS encoding putative DNA binding domain-containing protein, which translates to MDQAQLNALLDRLLLERSERDWLEFKQGLDAELLGRNLSAVANSACVRSQPYGYVVFGIRDSDREVVGASFDPDHVLAKGNQLLPIYLSTQLRPNPGFDSFVVQHASGRVVMYRIHRAAGDPVKFQGTAWEKVGTSTTQLDSRPDLLRSIVNSERDWSGEICSDATLMDLDPVAIQKAREEYKKKFPATADQVDEWPDLTFLNKAKVTKQGGITNAALLLLGKSTSSGLLTPAVANIMWVVKDGQGAEIGGRPFHPPFILASDELFRSIRNIPIRELAPGSLFPSEIQPYDPWVIREALHNCIAHQDYSLRARIQMVENPDSLLFTNAGHFLPTSIEDVIQQDAPWDIYRNRWLADAMFSLNMIETQGGGIKRMFREQARRFLPMPDFDFSRENRVFVTIPGKVIDERYTRLLMRVTDLPLDRIILLDRVQRHRRISREEHKQLKSEGLVEGRYPNLHISGAVARATGEEVKYVRAKGLQDAQYEEFVIRLLEEMPHGVRRSDIDNLILPMLPTVMTPAQKRNKVHNLIQRMSRDGTILNSGARGPSSLWVLGV; encoded by the coding sequence ATGGACCAAGCGCAACTGAATGCCCTGCTCGACCGGTTGCTTCTTGAGCGGTCAGAGCGCGACTGGTTGGAATTCAAGCAGGGATTGGATGCGGAGTTGTTAGGTAGGAACCTCTCGGCCGTGGCCAATTCTGCCTGCGTCCGTTCGCAACCGTACGGGTATGTGGTCTTTGGCATCCGTGATAGTGACCGAGAGGTTGTTGGCGCTTCGTTCGACCCGGATCATGTCCTGGCAAAGGGTAATCAACTGTTGCCCATCTACCTCTCCACACAGTTAAGACCGAATCCTGGCTTCGACTCATTCGTTGTACAGCATGCTTCAGGACGAGTTGTGATGTATCGGATCCATCGGGCAGCGGGCGATCCAGTCAAATTCCAAGGCACGGCTTGGGAGAAGGTCGGAACGAGTACAACCCAGTTGGACTCGCGGCCCGATCTGCTGCGGTCTATCGTGAACAGCGAGCGCGACTGGTCCGGTGAAATCTGTTCCGATGCCACACTCATGGACCTGGACCCGGTCGCTATTCAGAAAGCTCGCGAGGAATACAAAAAGAAATTCCCGGCCACCGCAGATCAAGTGGATGAGTGGCCGGACCTCACCTTTCTGAACAAAGCCAAGGTAACCAAGCAAGGAGGAATAACCAACGCGGCACTCCTTCTGCTTGGCAAGAGCACTTCTTCGGGGCTCTTGACACCCGCTGTTGCGAACATCATGTGGGTCGTTAAGGATGGCCAAGGTGCGGAGATCGGTGGTCGACCGTTTCATCCACCGTTCATCTTGGCGAGTGATGAACTGTTCCGCTCCATCCGGAACATCCCAATCCGGGAACTTGCACCCGGCAGTTTGTTCCCTAGCGAGATACAACCTTATGACCCATGGGTGATCCGCGAGGCACTGCACAATTGCATTGCTCATCAGGATTATTCGTTGCGGGCTCGTATCCAAATGGTGGAGAACCCCGATTCTCTCCTATTCACCAACGCTGGTCACTTTCTCCCGACGTCGATAGAGGATGTTATCCAGCAAGATGCTCCTTGGGACATCTATCGGAACCGATGGTTGGCCGATGCCATGTTCAGTCTGAACATGATCGAGACGCAGGGCGGCGGGATAAAACGCATGTTCCGTGAGCAGGCTCGGCGATTCCTCCCGATGCCGGATTTTGACTTTTCTCGCGAGAACCGCGTATTCGTGACCATACCCGGAAAGGTGATCGATGAACGGTACACGCGTTTGCTCATGCGTGTGACCGATCTTCCCTTGGATCGTATCATTCTCTTGGACCGTGTTCAACGGCATCGACGAATCAGTCGAGAAGAGCACAAGCAACTCAAGTCCGAGGGTTTGGTTGAAGGCCGGTATCCCAACCTGCACATTTCCGGCGCCGTTGCCCGGGCTACCGGTGAAGAGGTGAAATACGTGCGCGCGAAGGGTCTTCAGGACGCGCAATATGAGGAGTTCGTCATTCGGCTGCTTGAGGAGATGCCGCATGGGGTCCGTCGATCGGATATCGACAACCTCATACTGCCGATGCTCCCTACGGTCATGACCCCAGCCCAAAAGCGGAACAAAGTCCATAATCTCATCCAGCGCATGTCCCGCGATGGCACCATCCTGAACAGTGGTGCACGTGGACCTTCGTCCCTCTGGGTATTGGGAGTTTGA
- the nusA gene encoding transcription termination/antitermination protein NusA, with protein sequence MSTVNLIDSFSEFKDLKNIDRVTMMGILEDVFKSVVKKKLGEEANVDVIINPDKGDLEIWLNRVIVEDGFSEDDNLDIELTEARKIDPDFEVGEEVSQEIKIPEFMRRNILSIKQNLQGKIMELEKDHLYNKYKERVGEIITGEVYQIWKRETLILDDEGNELIMPKDQQIKSDFFKKGDTVRAVVWKVEMYNNSPRVILSRTAPEFLEKLFEQEVPEVADGLITIKRIVREPGERAKVAVESYDDRIDPVGACVGMKGSRIHGIVRELRNENIDVINYTANEQLLIQRALSPAKIGNIKLDQEHKRAEVYMKPDQVALAIGKGGHNIKLAGKLTGFDIDVYRDSDEVTDDVDLEEFADEIEHWIIDALKGIGCDTARSVLDLSVEELAKRTDLEEETIAEVVKILKNELEG encoded by the coding sequence ATGAGCACCGTGAACCTCATCGACTCGTTCAGCGAGTTCAAGGACCTGAAGAACATCGACCGGGTGACCATGATGGGCATCCTGGAGGACGTGTTCAAAAGCGTGGTGAAGAAGAAGTTGGGCGAAGAGGCCAACGTCGACGTCATCATCAACCCCGACAAGGGCGACCTGGAGATCTGGCTCAACCGCGTGATCGTGGAGGACGGCTTCAGCGAGGACGACAACCTCGACATCGAACTGACCGAAGCGCGCAAGATCGACCCCGACTTCGAGGTGGGCGAGGAAGTGAGCCAGGAGATCAAGATCCCGGAGTTCATGCGCCGCAATATCCTCTCCATCAAACAGAACCTCCAGGGCAAGATCATGGAACTGGAGAAGGACCACTTGTACAACAAGTACAAGGAGCGGGTGGGCGAGATCATCACCGGTGAGGTGTACCAGATCTGGAAGCGTGAGACGCTGATCCTGGACGATGAAGGCAACGAGCTGATCATGCCCAAGGACCAGCAGATCAAGAGCGACTTCTTCAAGAAGGGCGACACGGTGCGTGCCGTGGTGTGGAAAGTGGAGATGTACAACAACAGCCCACGTGTGATCCTGAGCCGCACGGCACCGGAGTTCCTGGAGAAGCTGTTCGAACAGGAAGTGCCTGAAGTGGCCGACGGCCTCATCACCATCAAGCGCATCGTCCGCGAGCCGGGCGAGCGGGCCAAGGTGGCGGTGGAGAGCTACGATGACCGCATTGACCCTGTGGGGGCGTGCGTGGGCATGAAGGGCAGCCGCATCCACGGCATCGTGCGCGAACTGCGCAACGAGAACATCGACGTGATCAACTACACGGCCAACGAGCAGCTGCTCATCCAGCGCGCACTGAGCCCGGCCAAGATCGGTAACATCAAACTGGACCAGGAGCACAAGCGTGCCGAGGTGTACATGAAGCCCGATCAGGTGGCACTGGCCATCGGGAAGGGCGGCCACAACATCAAGCTGGCCGGCAAGCTCACGGGCTTCGACATCGACGTGTACCGCGACAGCGACGAGGTGACCGACGACGTGGACCTGGAGGAATTCGCCGACGAGATCGAGCACTGGATCATCGACGCATTGAAGGGCATCGGTTGCGACACGGCGCGCAGCGTGCTCGATCTGAGCGTGGAAGAACTGGCCAAGCGCACCGACCTCGAGGAAGAGACGATCGCCGAAGTGGTGAAGATCCTCAAGAACGAACTGGAAGGATGA
- the infB gene encoding translation initiation factor IF-2, with product MSETTDKAIRLSKVAREFNQGLHTVVEFLAAKGYTVEQNPNAKIGAAEYDLLQAQFGTDKAEKEASQQTVAARAERESVVLTKDGALTKAAPKVEKPVAPQTPAAEAPAKPAPAAPPTPAAPTPAPEPETIRAKVEKAEGPKTVGKIDLAPKKPKAEEPKAPAPAPVAPAPEPVKPAPEPAPEPELIRAKSEKLAGVKSLGKIELPVEKKPEPRGESEEAKRRRKRIVKPGPVNVDRAVQQEASRAATGRPGELDENAVKKKVSETLARLTGGGGKGRGAKMRREKRDQRGRRFEEEQAARELAGQTLKVTEFVTASELASMMSVPVTDIIKACFALGMMVSINQRLDAETLAVIAEEYGFKVEFVGADVQEDIVQEADDEARITGRPPIVTVMGHVDHGKTSLLDYIRNASVVAGEAGGITQHIGAYSVTLPNGKHITFLDTPGHEAFTAMRARGAQVTDLAIIVISADDSVMPQTREAINHAQAAGVPMVFAFNKIDKPGANAEKIREQLSQMNILVEEWGGKFQTQEISAKKGTGIDQLLEKVLLEAELLDLKADPGKRAHGVVIESTLEQGRGYVTTILVDSGTLRKGDIILAGQFSGRVRNMFNERGQQVLEAGPSTPVSILGLDGAPNAGDTFQIFEDDRDARMIATRRQQLQREQGIRTHKHITLDEIGRRLAIGDFKELNVIVKGDVDGSVEALTDSLLKLSTQSIKVSVIHKAVGPIAESDVLLASASNAIIVGFQVRPTPGARKLAETEEIDIRLYSIIYDAINEIKAAMEGMLAPKEVEKVVGTAEVRDVFKISKVGTVAGCYVLDGKITRSNRVRLIRDGIVVYTGDLQDLKRFKDDVKEVTHGYECGLSIKNFNDIKVGDNVEAFTMEEVKRTLEG from the coding sequence ATGAGCGAGACGACGGACAAGGCAATACGCCTGAGCAAGGTGGCGCGGGAGTTCAACCAGGGCCTTCACACGGTCGTGGAATTCCTTGCGGCCAAAGGATACACCGTAGAACAGAACCCGAACGCCAAGATCGGTGCTGCCGAGTACGACCTGCTGCAAGCGCAGTTCGGCACGGACAAGGCAGAGAAAGAAGCCAGCCAGCAGACCGTGGCCGCCCGCGCCGAGCGCGAGAGCGTGGTGCTCACGAAGGACGGCGCATTGACCAAGGCTGCACCGAAAGTCGAGAAGCCGGTGGCCCCGCAAACCCCTGCTGCCGAAGCGCCAGCGAAACCAGCGCCGGCGGCACCGCCCACCCCTGCCGCTCCTACGCCCGCTCCTGAACCGGAGACCATCCGCGCCAAGGTGGAGAAGGCCGAAGGTCCGAAGACCGTAGGCAAGATCGACCTGGCCCCGAAAAAGCCGAAAGCGGAGGAGCCCAAAGCACCCGCACCTGCTCCTGTTGCCCCAGCGCCCGAGCCGGTGAAGCCTGCGCCCGAGCCAGCCCCTGAGCCGGAGCTCATCCGCGCGAAGTCCGAGAAGCTGGCCGGGGTGAAGAGCCTCGGCAAGATCGAACTGCCGGTTGAGAAAAAGCCCGAGCCGAGGGGTGAAAGCGAGGAAGCCAAACGCCGCCGCAAGCGCATTGTGAAACCCGGTCCGGTGAACGTGGACCGCGCCGTGCAGCAGGAAGCTAGCAGGGCCGCCACCGGACGGCCCGGTGAACTGGACGAGAACGCGGTGAAGAAGAAGGTGAGCGAAACGCTCGCCCGTCTCACCGGTGGTGGTGGTAAAGGCCGCGGTGCCAAAATGCGACGCGAGAAGCGCGACCAACGTGGCCGTCGCTTCGAAGAAGAACAAGCAGCACGCGAGCTCGCAGGACAAACGCTGAAGGTGACCGAGTTCGTTACCGCCAGCGAACTGGCCAGCATGATGAGCGTGCCCGTCACCGACATCATCAAGGCCTGCTTCGCACTGGGCATGATGGTGAGCATCAACCAACGCCTCGATGCCGAAACACTGGCGGTGATCGCCGAGGAATACGGCTTCAAGGTGGAGTTCGTTGGAGCCGATGTTCAAGAGGACATCGTACAGGAAGCCGACGACGAGGCACGGATCACCGGACGCCCGCCCATCGTTACCGTCATGGGCCACGTGGACCATGGCAAAACCTCATTGCTCGACTACATACGCAATGCGAGCGTGGTGGCCGGCGAAGCCGGTGGTATCACGCAGCACATCGGTGCATACAGCGTGACATTGCCCAATGGCAAGCACATCACCTTCCTCGATACACCGGGCCACGAAGCGTTCACCGCCATGCGTGCGCGCGGAGCGCAGGTCACCGACCTCGCCATCATCGTCATCTCGGCCGACGACAGTGTGATGCCTCAAACGCGCGAAGCGATCAACCACGCGCAGGCCGCGGGCGTGCCCATGGTGTTCGCCTTCAACAAGATCGACAAGCCCGGCGCCAACGCCGAAAAGATCCGCGAGCAGCTCAGCCAGATGAACATCCTGGTCGAAGAGTGGGGCGGCAAGTTCCAGACGCAGGAGATCAGCGCCAAGAAGGGCACAGGCATCGACCAACTGCTGGAGAAAGTCCTGCTGGAAGCAGAACTGCTCGACCTGAAAGCCGATCCCGGTAAACGCGCCCACGGTGTGGTGATCGAGAGCACGCTGGAGCAAGGTCGTGGCTACGTGACCACCATTCTCGTGGACAGCGGCACGTTGCGCAAAGGCGACATCATCCTCGCGGGCCAGTTCAGCGGCCGTGTGCGGAACATGTTCAACGAACGTGGCCAGCAAGTGCTCGAGGCAGGGCCTTCAACACCGGTTTCCATCCTTGGCTTGGACGGCGCACCGAACGCGGGTGACACCTTCCAGATCTTCGAGGACGACCGCGACGCGCGCATGATCGCCACGCGCCGCCAGCAACTGCAGCGCGAACAAGGCATCCGCACGCACAAGCACATCACCTTGGACGAGATCGGCCGCCGACTCGCGATCGGCGACTTCAAGGAGCTGAACGTGATCGTGAAGGGCGACGTGGACGGCTCGGTGGAAGCACTGACCGACTCGTTGCTGAAGCTGAGCACCCAGAGCATCAAGGTGAGCGTGATCCACAAAGCCGTGGGCCCGATCGCCGAAAGCGATGTACTGCTGGCCAGCGCTTCCAATGCCATCATCGTCGGCTTCCAAGTGCGCCCAACACCAGGAGCGCGCAAGTTGGCCGAGACCGAGGAGATCGACATCCGCCTCTACTCCATCATCTACGACGCCATCAACGAGATCAAGGCGGCCATGGAGGGCATGCTCGCGCCGAAGGAGGTGGAAAAGGTGGTGGGCACCGCCGAGGTCCGCGACGTGTTCAAGATCAGCAAGGTGGGCACCGTGGCCGGTTGCTACGTACTGGACGGCAAGATCACGCGCAGCAACCGTGTGCGCCTCATCCGCGACGGCATCGTGGTGTACACCGGCGATCTGCAGGACCTCAAGCGGTTCAAGGACGATGTGAAGGAGGTGACGCACGGCTACGAGTGCGGCCTCTCCATCAAGAACTTCAACGACATCAAGGTCGGCGACAACGTGGAGGCCTTCACCATGGAAGAGGTGAAGCGCACGTTGGAGGGTTGA
- a CDS encoding SPOR domain-containing protein, protein MRLFVLPLLFFVSLLGFGQDGSEKDLPARDRVAGTVRDASARTDTPVVAVGDVTIEQDERIAKLMGQYAAHKHPLKGFRVQIFLGSDRDKAREMRRSFLVKHPDVGGYESYLAPNFRIRVGDLRTRLEAEKLRDVLKAEYPGCYIVPDEIELPRIPDVK, encoded by the coding sequence ATGCGTTTGTTCGTACTGCCCCTGCTGTTCTTCGTTTCTCTGCTTGGGTTCGGCCAGGATGGTTCGGAGAAGGATCTGCCAGCGCGGGACCGGGTGGCCGGAACCGTACGTGACGCATCGGCCAGGACCGACACCCCTGTGGTGGCTGTTGGTGATGTCACCATCGAACAGGATGAGCGGATCGCGAAGCTCATGGGCCAGTACGCGGCGCACAAACATCCGCTCAAGGGTTTCCGGGTGCAGATCTTCCTCGGCAGCGACCGCGACAAAGCTCGGGAGATGCGCCGATCCTTCTTGGTGAAGCACCCGGATGTTGGCGGCTATGAGAGCTACTTGGCGCCCAACTTCCGCATACGTGTGGGCGACCTGCGCACACGACTGGAGGCGGAGAAGCTGCGCGATGTGCTGAAGGCCGAATACCCGGGGTGCTACATCGTGCCGGATGAGATCGAATTGCCGCGCATCCCGGACGTGAAGTAG